A single region of the Nocardioides aquaticus genome encodes:
- a CDS encoding NUDIX domain-containing protein has protein sequence MRRFASALLVDARGWLLLQERDEHPVIDPERWSLPGGHVEEGEDVLEAAYRELEEETGLRPAPGALRAWRELAVSHEGYASTDPVHVHLAATTATDADVDCREGRRIVFVDPGTLGDLPLSALARQALPLLLADPAYAALVAEARGLG, from the coding sequence GTGCGCCGCTTCGCCAGTGCCCTGCTCGTCGACGCGCGCGGCTGGCTGCTGCTCCAGGAGCGTGACGAGCACCCGGTGATCGACCCGGAGCGGTGGAGCCTGCCGGGCGGCCACGTCGAGGAGGGGGAGGACGTGCTGGAGGCGGCGTACCGCGAGCTGGAGGAGGAGACGGGCCTGAGGCCGGCGCCGGGGGCGCTGCGGGCGTGGCGGGAGCTGGCCGTCTCTCACGAGGGGTACGCCAGCACCGACCCGGTCCACGTCCACCTCGCCGCGACGACCGCCACCGACGCGGACGTCGACTGCCGGGAGGGCCGACGGATCGTCTTCGTCGACCCGGGCACGCTGGGCGACCTGCCGCTGTCGGCGCTGGCGCGGCAGGCGCTGCCGCTGCTGCTGGCCGACCCGGCGTACGCCGCCCTGGTCGCCGAGGCGCGCGGGCTCGGCTGA
- a CDS encoding YjbQ family protein: MKSETRTYRTGDREVVLDLTRDCADFLGDAADGGDGLLHLFVPHATAGLAVLETGAGSDDDLLAALADLLPADDRWRHRHGSPGHGRSHVMPALVPPYASLPVLGGRMALGTWQSVCLVDLNVDNPEREVRFSFLAG; encoded by the coding sequence GTGAAGTCGGAGACCAGGACCTACCGCACCGGCGACCGCGAGGTCGTCCTCGACCTGACCCGCGACTGCGCGGACTTCCTCGGCGACGCAGCCGACGGGGGAGACGGGCTGCTGCACCTCTTCGTCCCGCACGCGACGGCCGGGCTCGCCGTGCTCGAGACCGGCGCCGGCAGTGACGACGACCTCCTCGCCGCGCTGGCGGACCTGCTGCCCGCCGACGACCGCTGGCGCCACCGTCACGGCAGCCCGGGGCACGGCCGCTCCCACGTGATGCCGGCGCTGGTCCCGCCGTACGCCTCCCTGCCCGTGCTGGGCGGCCGGATGGCGCTCGGCACCTGGCAGAGCGTGTGCCTGGTCGACCTCAACGTCGACAACCCCGAGCGCGAGGTCCGGTTCAGCTTCCTGGCCGGCTGA
- a CDS encoding SigE family RNA polymerase sigma factor encodes MSDRELSTDGRASFEAFVAARMPALVRTATLITGDHHDAEEVVQVALVKAVPHWSRLVGDPEPYVRRIVARECVSRWRRRRWREESRSELPERAAAGPERDAALDLRLALGRLAPRQRAVLVLRYFDDLTERETAAALGIAVGTVKSQARDALARLRRDLPGLEVPAEHRDDHRGPPRPATVTT; translated from the coding sequence GTGTCCGACCGTGAGCTGAGCACCGACGGCAGGGCGTCGTTCGAGGCGTTCGTCGCGGCCCGGATGCCCGCGCTGGTCCGCACGGCCACCCTGATCACCGGCGACCACCACGACGCCGAGGAGGTCGTGCAGGTGGCGCTGGTGAAGGCCGTGCCGCACTGGTCACGGCTGGTCGGTGACCCCGAGCCGTACGTGCGTCGCATCGTGGCCCGTGAGTGCGTCTCGAGGTGGCGACGACGCCGGTGGCGGGAGGAGTCCCGCTCCGAGCTTCCGGAGCGCGCCGCCGCGGGCCCGGAGCGGGACGCAGCGCTCGACCTGCGGCTCGCGCTCGGGCGGCTCGCGCCACGTCAGCGGGCGGTGCTGGTCCTGCGCTACTTCGACGACCTGACCGAGCGCGAGACGGCGGCCGCGCTCGGGATCGCCGTCGGCACCGTGAAGTCCCAGGCCCGGGACGCCCTGGCCCGGCTGCGACGCGACCTGCCCGGGTTGGAGGTGCCGGCGGAGCATCGGGACGATCACCGAGGCCCGCCCCGCCCGGCTACCGTGACCACATGA